The following are from one region of the Rhodopirellula sp. P2 genome:
- a CDS encoding O-antigen ligase family protein: MSLLEAASPLEASVDQDFDEHVEQPTPSPDSQRGVLEGLFALVCPLLLILAVALNPLDQSDSTPAGSAGAGLTMEVAMKLLLSGAVGLVAVLGWMLCPSVRQRLTKFPGWILVALGGIFLVTSAAAFGPAATVSRAAAMISCLSIVFIAVTLQFLSLRQTLQCVLIGLVLHLVVAWCLYLGGGETAVYQEELAQSLIIERMGSTAHPNSLGRIGALAILVCLGLWRTRNRPLTPVMIAMMGFVFAISTATMFESMSRTAALSCAAAVLAVMIDRLVNRRGLALGLCGVMGVCLLMLAIGLMSEGSDVGSRVVAVGTKTGDIEELTSATGRTDIWAEAIRYIAQRPLTGWGLNSAPLLLEDFSHHTHNLLLHVIFSAGILAGICVAVLLGWTVYHAVTVVDPMFRGIAAYICVSGLFEDTAFETFPFASTLLWLLVLLAASVETPRSDGPDEATLEHLASDLRQ, from the coding sequence ATGTCCCTTCTGGAAGCAGCGTCGCCCTTGGAAGCATCCGTCGACCAAGACTTCGACGAACACGTGGAACAGCCAACGCCATCACCGGATTCTCAACGCGGTGTTTTGGAAGGACTGTTTGCGCTGGTGTGCCCGCTGCTGTTGATCCTCGCCGTCGCACTCAATCCGCTGGATCAATCCGACTCGACTCCGGCTGGATCGGCGGGCGCTGGTTTGACGATGGAGGTGGCGATGAAGCTGCTTCTGTCCGGGGCGGTAGGTTTGGTTGCTGTGCTGGGGTGGATGCTGTGCCCGTCGGTTCGTCAGCGTCTCACAAAATTCCCTGGTTGGATTTTGGTGGCTCTGGGCGGAATCTTTTTGGTGACCAGTGCCGCGGCCTTTGGTCCCGCCGCAACGGTGTCACGCGCCGCCGCGATGATCAGTTGCCTTTCCATCGTGTTCATCGCCGTGACGTTGCAGTTTTTATCTCTGCGTCAGACGCTTCAATGCGTGCTGATTGGATTGGTCCTGCACTTGGTGGTGGCGTGGTGCCTGTACCTTGGTGGCGGTGAGACGGCGGTCTACCAAGAAGAGCTTGCCCAGTCTCTGATCATCGAACGCATGGGCAGCACGGCGCATCCCAACTCACTCGGTCGCATCGGCGCGCTAGCGATCTTGGTTTGTCTGGGACTTTGGCGAACAAGAAACCGTCCGCTCACACCCGTCATGATCGCGATGATGGGATTCGTTTTCGCGATCTCCACCGCGACGATGTTTGAATCGATGAGTCGCACAGCGGCCCTCTCGTGTGCGGCAGCCGTCTTGGCCGTGATGATCGATCGGTTGGTCAATCGTCGCGGGTTGGCGCTCGGCCTGTGTGGCGTGATGGGAGTTTGTTTGTTGATGCTGGCGATTGGTTTGATGTCGGAAGGTTCCGACGTGGGCAGCCGAGTGGTCGCCGTTGGCACCAAGACCGGGGACATCGAAGAACTCACGTCCGCAACGGGACGCACGGACATCTGGGCGGAAGCGATTCGCTACATCGCTCAACGACCGCTGACCGGATGGGGACTGAATAGCGCGCCGTTGTTGCTGGAAGACTTTTCGCATCACACGCACAACTTGTTGCTGCACGTGATTTTTTCGGCGGGCATTTTGGCTGGGATTTGTGTCGCTGTGCTCCTCGGATGGACGGTGTACCACGCGGTGACGGTGGTCGATCCAATGTTTCGTGGAATCGCGGCCTACATCTGTGTCTCGGGTTTGTTTGAAGACACCGCGTTTGAAACGTTTCCGTTTGCATCGACCTTGTTGTGGTTGTTGGTGTTGCTGGCAGCATCGGTCGAGACGCCTCGGTCGGATGGGCCCGACGAGGCAACGCTGGAGCATTTGGCCAGCGATCTCAGGCAATGA
- the bshB1 gene encoding bacillithiol biosynthesis deacetylase BshB1, translated as MTSLTSSEFVNSDPYPDPETIKPLDFLVVAPHPDDAELGMGGTIMRMIDEGMRVGVLDLTSGEPTPHGSLEIRHRETARASEIMKLTWRGNAGLTNRAVEATLPAREHIASFIRCLRPRWLFAPYFHDAHPDHVAATQLVEAARFHAKLSKTPMPGPRHHPERLYYYFCIHLRLAVQPSWIVDISEQWDRKLESIRAYESQFIIARDPGPPSLTDRFRDDAAHWGRLIDRQYGEPFATKEPLAMTSLRDLL; from the coding sequence ATGACATCTCTGACCTCATCTGAGTTCGTGAATTCGGATCCCTACCCCGATCCCGAGACGATCAAACCATTGGATTTTCTCGTGGTTGCTCCTCACCCCGATGATGCGGAACTGGGGATGGGCGGAACGATCATGCGAATGATCGATGAAGGCATGCGTGTCGGCGTGTTGGACCTGACCAGCGGCGAACCCACCCCGCACGGCAGTCTCGAAATTCGCCACCGCGAAACCGCTCGCGCATCGGAAATCATGAAGCTGACTTGGCGGGGCAACGCGGGGTTAACCAACCGCGCGGTCGAAGCCACCCTGCCCGCTCGCGAGCACATCGCCTCCTTCATTCGATGCCTGCGACCGCGATGGTTGTTTGCCCCCTACTTCCATGACGCACACCCGGACCACGTCGCTGCGACTCAGTTGGTCGAAGCGGCTCGCTTTCATGCCAAGCTGAGCAAAACGCCGATGCCCGGCCCGCGGCACCATCCTGAACGCCTCTACTACTACTTCTGCATTCACCTTCGGTTGGCGGTGCAACCCAGCTGGATCGTGGACATTTCGGAACAATGGGACCGCAAACTGGAATCCATCCGTGCCTACGAGAGCCAATTCATCATTGCTCGAGACCCGGGACCGCCCAGCCTGACAGACCGATTCCGGGACGATGCCGCTCACTGGGGTCGCCTGATCGATCGACAATATGGAGAACCGTTTGCAACGAAGGAACCGCTTGCAATGACCAGTTTGCGAGATTTGCTCTGA
- a CDS encoding sialate O-acetylesterase, giving the protein MKTPLPTRFLLAGIAIASCLMSLPGSTAQAELMMPAIFGDSMVVQRNEPVHIWGWTKPGQEVSVQLGDRAAKGKANDEGRFDVSVPALPAGGPYDLTVKADETKTFTDVLVGEVWICSGQSNMAWAVQSANDGDLESLTANYPQIRLISVPTVGTQEPQRDFKGSWTAATPDTVKGFSAVGYFFGRQLHQTLDVPVGLIDNAWGGSAAEAWIPRDVLEADDKYESLLAGWDKRMENYDYDALLKSWEEKHRKWVADGRKGNAPRRPRDDSAGNHRPANIYNGVLLPTIGYTIRGAIWYQGESNAGRAYEYRDLFPLMIQTWRDKWGQGDFPFYWVQLADFRSEVKEPTDSSWAELREAQTMTMSRLPNSGEAVILNLGESADIHPKNKQDVAKRLARWALVKDYGYDLPYRSPTYREAKFEGNKAIIKFDHVGGGLDTFDVPELIGFTIAGEDQKFVHAKAKIVGKDTIEVSADAVTNPAAVRYAWADNPVCNVQSKEGLPMTPFRTDDWPGITQPKE; this is encoded by the coding sequence ATGAAAACACCCCTCCCCACCCGGTTTTTACTAGCCGGAATCGCGATCGCGAGTTGTCTGATGAGCCTGCCAGGCTCGACCGCACAGGCGGAATTGATGATGCCAGCGATTTTCGGCGACTCGATGGTCGTGCAGCGAAACGAGCCCGTTCATATCTGGGGTTGGACCAAACCCGGCCAAGAAGTCAGCGTTCAACTGGGCGATCGCGCCGCCAAAGGCAAAGCCAACGACGAAGGACGATTTGATGTCTCGGTCCCAGCCCTTCCCGCTGGTGGACCCTACGATTTGACGGTCAAGGCGGACGAAACCAAGACCTTCACCGATGTTCTGGTTGGCGAAGTCTGGATCTGCTCGGGGCAATCCAACATGGCTTGGGCAGTGCAAAGTGCCAACGATGGCGATCTGGAATCCCTGACGGCCAACTACCCGCAAATTCGTTTGATCTCCGTGCCAACTGTGGGCACGCAAGAACCTCAGCGAGATTTCAAAGGCAGCTGGACCGCTGCGACACCAGACACCGTCAAAGGCTTTTCCGCGGTCGGTTACTTCTTTGGCCGCCAACTGCACCAAACCTTGGACGTGCCAGTCGGATTGATCGACAACGCCTGGGGTGGATCCGCCGCAGAAGCTTGGATTCCTCGCGATGTGCTGGAAGCCGACGACAAGTACGAATCCTTGCTCGCCGGCTGGGACAAGCGAATGGAAAACTACGACTACGACGCGCTGTTAAAATCGTGGGAAGAGAAGCATCGAAAATGGGTTGCCGACGGCCGCAAAGGCAACGCGCCTCGACGACCACGTGATGACTCCGCCGGAAATCATCGTCCTGCCAACATCTACAACGGTGTCTTGTTGCCAACGATCGGCTACACGATTCGAGGTGCCATCTGGTACCAAGGCGAATCCAATGCCGGACGAGCCTACGAGTACCGCGACTTGTTCCCGCTGATGATTCAAACGTGGCGTGATAAATGGGGCCAAGGTGACTTCCCGTTCTACTGGGTGCAACTGGCTGACTTCCGCTCGGAAGTCAAAGAGCCGACCGACAGCAGTTGGGCTGAACTTCGCGAAGCTCAAACGATGACGATGTCGCGATTGCCAAACTCTGGCGAAGCTGTGATTTTGAACTTGGGCGAATCGGCTGACATTCACCCAAAGAACAAACAGGACGTGGCCAAGCGACTGGCTCGATGGGCACTGGTCAAAGACTACGGCTACGACCTTCCTTACCGCAGCCCGACTTATCGCGAAGCGAAGTTCGAGGGCAACAAAGCGATCATCAAGTTCGATCACGTCGGTGGTGGCTTGGACACGTTTGATGTTCCCGAGCTGATTGGATTCACGATCGCTGGAGAAGATCAGAAGTTTGTTCACGCCAAGGCCAAGATCGTTGGCAAGGACACGATTGAAGTGTCAGCGGATGCGGTCACAAATCCGGCTGCTGTCCGCTATGCGTGGGCCGACAACCCGGTCTGCAATGTGCAAAGCAAAGAAGGCCTGCCGATGACCCCTTTCCGAACCGATGACTGGCCAGGCATCACGCAGCCAAAGGAATGA
- a CDS encoding DUF1501 domain-containing protein, with product MNQSLIHELGLRQSQMMTRRSLFGGSAAGLGAMALGNLLASEANPHAASSGGQIQTDLTSGLPHFAPKAKRVIYLFQSGGPSHIDLFDHKEELEQLHGTDLPDSIRGGQRLTGMTSRQSRFPVVQPLWGGKRCGERGTWVGNLLPHLQEITDDISIVRSMWTEAINHDPAVTYINTGSQQMGHASMGAWLSYGLGSENEDFPAYMVLLSQGSGKNPGQPLFSRLWGSGYLPSSHQGVMLRPGANPVLYLKNPDGVSRDSRRELLNTLGRMNQMHSEATGDPETLARMEAYEMAYRMQTSVPELTDVSDEPESTFELYGEDARRPGSYAANCLLARRMAERGVRFIQLFHRGWDQHISIRNQLPRQCKDVDQASAALVQDLKRLGMLDDTLVIWGGEFGRTVYSQGQLENPSSGRDHHGRCFTTWMAGGGVKAGFDYGTTDEFSYNIVENPVHIRDLNATVLNLLGIDHERFTFKFRGLSQRLTGVEEAHVIRDLIA from the coding sequence ATGAACCAATCTTTGATTCACGAACTCGGATTGCGACAATCGCAAATGATGACTCGCCGGTCGCTGTTCGGCGGCTCCGCGGCGGGCCTCGGTGCAATGGCACTCGGAAATCTGTTGGCATCCGAAGCCAATCCTCATGCGGCTTCTTCCGGCGGCCAGATTCAAACCGATCTCACCTCCGGTTTGCCCCACTTTGCCCCCAAAGCCAAACGGGTCATCTACCTGTTCCAGTCTGGCGGCCCAAGCCACATTGATTTGTTCGATCACAAAGAGGAACTGGAACAACTGCACGGCACCGATTTGCCAGATTCCATTCGTGGTGGCCAACGACTGACCGGGATGACATCACGACAAAGTCGCTTCCCAGTCGTCCAACCATTGTGGGGCGGCAAGCGATGCGGCGAGCGCGGGACCTGGGTGGGCAATCTGTTGCCCCACCTGCAAGAGATCACCGACGACATCTCGATCGTTCGTTCGATGTGGACCGAAGCGATCAACCATGACCCCGCCGTGACCTACATCAACACGGGATCACAGCAGATGGGGCATGCCTCGATGGGAGCCTGGCTGAGTTATGGTTTGGGATCGGAGAACGAAGACTTCCCCGCCTACATGGTGTTGCTCAGCCAGGGCAGCGGGAAGAACCCCGGCCAACCCCTGTTTTCACGATTGTGGGGCAGCGGGTACCTGCCCTCCAGCCATCAAGGTGTGATGCTTCGTCCGGGCGCGAACCCGGTGCTCTACCTCAAGAACCCCGACGGCGTTTCGCGAGACTCTCGTCGGGAGCTCTTGAACACGCTCGGGCGAATGAACCAAATGCACTCGGAAGCCACGGGCGACCCCGAAACGCTGGCTCGCATGGAGGCCTACGAAATGGCTTACCGCATGCAGACGTCGGTGCCTGAGCTGACCGACGTTTCTGACGAACCAGAATCCACCTTTGAGCTTTACGGTGAAGACGCCCGGCGTCCCGGTTCGTATGCCGCGAACTGCTTGCTCGCACGACGCATGGCGGAACGTGGGGTCCGATTCATTCAACTGTTCCATCGCGGTTGGGATCAACACATCTCGATTCGCAACCAATTGCCGCGGCAATGCAAAGATGTCGATCAAGCCTCGGCAGCGTTGGTCCAGGACCTCAAACGTTTGGGAATGCTCGATGACACGCTGGTGATCTGGGGCGGCGAGTTTGGCCGCACAGTCTACAGCCAAGGCCAACTTGAAAACCCCAGTTCAGGTCGTGACCACCACGGTCGTTGCTTCACAACTTGGATGGCCGGCGGCGGCGTGAAAGCCGGTTTTGACTACGGCACGACGGATGAGTTTTCGTACAACATCGTCGAGAACCCCGTCCACATTCGCGATCTGAATGCGACCGTTTTGAACCTGTTGGGAATCGACCACGAACGGTTCACCTTCAAATTCCGAGGCCTCAGCCAACGACTCACCGGCGTCGAAGAAGCCCACGTCATTCGAGACCTCATTGCCTGA
- a CDS encoding PSD1 and planctomycete cytochrome C domain-containing protein: MSSRERIDQLLTAHSANELTAEEASELRETLMSDNEALDHYLDLCELDEALISQTGVNMPALNSSFAASPITSQHSSMRPFLVWCAAACALVVGNMIWLQTWPASNHSALAMVNETVTSAPEVDRRTTQATNHIDAKNASNRRPPNPWKVINSSGSMNHPALTAVSIPELESAADRKLQFNRDIRPILSETCFHCHGPDEQGRRADLRLDTLEGATTDLGGYQPIVPGNLEDSEAWKRILSDDPDMRMPPPESHLALTQEQTTLLKRWIEEGAAYEGHWAFLPPSVPEIPTVDFTEEESTKSWARNEIDFFVAARLAEAGLAPSPEAEARALIRRLSFDLTGLPPTPEEVQAFVRDYQLHGETAYQEMITRLLSSPHHGERMALPWLDQARYADTNGYSIDGGRHMWLWRDWVIQAYNDNLPFDQFLTEQLAGDLLPNPTESQRIATGFNRNHMITHEGGTIPEENLTNYVADRVKTTSEVFLGLTMGCAQCHDHKYDPISQHEYYQFFAFFNELQDRGLDGDGGRNAAPNITAKTVLRTDELPQLEAELKQLREQLNQSTEGLESWLVSQRQEETSRGDQFALVPIELLDVSSPNHRGAIEFELDGTVKLGQPSGGLNGMSHSLRLSTSQIAEGSPITGVRISFLPQPGPAKPASEQEPNDDDQTKSDPPLVLTPFPDAVPKVATILVSATEQPADQVDYHRQLAFQKITASSQAEGHAAGSIREESNERWWQPAEGHSEQHLTLTFDQPIDPKVTPFVSVLVVFGQRNSTPYKWQIQPFTGNDTDSRWDVSLAQMIQTSPSEWDEPTRQRVLETFRESSDQLQPLRIRISNLEERREVLTGTFSTMVMNTAAKPRETFVLDRGQYDSPTDRVFPTTPKVLPELADSELSQEKANRLDLARWLTDPQHPLTSRVAVNRIWSLFFGTGLVATSADFGSQGEYPSHPELLDYLATHFIESGWNQQQLIRKMVSSATYRQQSSATPEQIELDPKNRLLARGPRFRLPAEFIRDQALAVSDLLVPRVGGPSLQPYQPPALWKEVSHFGSTPATKQVFVQDHGEKLYRRSLYTFVKRTSPHPAMAAFDAPSRELCTMDRGVTNTPIQALVTLNDPQFAEAARVLAARWLSEPDLDEPGRSGSSITDAERIDQAFTMVVGRTPTEEEREAVLSLLETERERFAQSPQDALAAVSVGESPGSETLEPAEHAAWMQVATLLLNLSETLTRL; encoded by the coding sequence ATGAGTTCCCGGGAACGAATCGATCAACTGCTGACCGCTCACTCAGCGAATGAACTGACGGCCGAGGAAGCCAGCGAACTGCGCGAGACCTTGATGTCCGACAACGAAGCCCTGGATCACTACCTCGATCTGTGTGAACTGGACGAGGCATTGATTTCGCAGACAGGGGTCAACATGCCAGCATTGAACAGCTCATTCGCGGCTTCGCCGATCACATCCCAACACTCGAGCATGCGTCCATTTCTCGTGTGGTGCGCCGCTGCGTGCGCGTTGGTCGTTGGCAACATGATTTGGTTGCAAACATGGCCTGCATCGAATCATTCCGCCTTGGCGATGGTCAACGAAACCGTGACCTCAGCCCCTGAGGTGGATCGCAGAACGACACAGGCCACCAATCACATCGACGCAAAAAACGCCTCCAATCGGCGTCCCCCCAATCCTTGGAAGGTGATCAACTCCTCTGGTTCGATGAACCACCCCGCGCTGACCGCCGTGTCGATTCCCGAATTGGAATCCGCGGCCGATCGCAAGCTGCAGTTCAATCGTGACATCCGTCCGATCCTCTCGGAAACCTGCTTTCACTGCCACGGCCCAGACGAACAGGGGCGTCGAGCTGACCTGCGACTCGACACGTTGGAAGGTGCCACGACCGATCTGGGCGGCTACCAACCGATCGTGCCCGGCAACCTGGAAGACAGCGAGGCCTGGAAACGCATCCTCAGTGACGATCCCGACATGCGGATGCCGCCACCCGAGTCCCACTTGGCTTTGACGCAGGAGCAAACGACATTGCTAAAGCGTTGGATCGAAGAAGGCGCCGCCTACGAGGGCCACTGGGCGTTCCTTCCACCCAGCGTGCCGGAGATTCCAACGGTTGATTTCACCGAGGAAGAATCCACCAAAAGCTGGGCTCGCAATGAAATCGATTTCTTTGTGGCTGCACGTTTGGCCGAAGCCGGTTTGGCACCCTCACCGGAAGCCGAAGCGAGAGCGTTGATCCGTCGACTGAGCTTTGACTTGACCGGTTTGCCACCAACCCCCGAAGAGGTCCAGGCATTCGTCCGCGACTATCAACTGCACGGTGAAACCGCCTACCAAGAAATGATCACGCGGTTGTTGAGTTCGCCGCATCATGGCGAGCGGATGGCACTCCCCTGGCTCGACCAAGCTCGCTACGCCGACACCAATGGCTATTCGATCGATGGTGGTCGTCACATGTGGCTGTGGCGTGACTGGGTGATTCAGGCCTACAACGACAACCTGCCTTTTGATCAGTTTTTGACTGAACAACTCGCAGGTGATTTGCTGCCCAATCCGACCGAGTCGCAACGGATCGCAACGGGCTTCAATCGCAACCACATGATCACTCACGAGGGTGGCACGATCCCGGAGGAAAACCTCACGAACTATGTCGCCGATCGAGTGAAAACAACCAGTGAAGTGTTCCTCGGTTTGACGATGGGATGCGCCCAGTGCCATGACCACAAATACGACCCGATCTCGCAGCACGAATACTATCAGTTCTTTGCGTTCTTCAACGAACTGCAAGACCGCGGGCTGGACGGTGACGGAGGCCGCAACGCCGCTCCCAACATCACCGCGAAAACGGTGCTGCGGACCGATGAACTTCCACAACTGGAAGCGGAATTGAAACAACTTCGCGAGCAACTCAACCAGTCCACCGAAGGCTTGGAATCGTGGTTGGTATCGCAACGTCAGGAAGAAACATCGCGAGGTGACCAGTTTGCGTTGGTGCCCATTGAACTGCTCGATGTGTCCTCTCCCAATCATCGCGGTGCCATTGAGTTTGAGCTCGATGGCACCGTCAAACTCGGGCAACCCAGTGGTGGCCTGAATGGGATGAGCCATTCGTTGCGTTTGTCGACCAGCCAAATCGCGGAGGGATCGCCGATCACAGGAGTTCGCATTTCGTTCCTTCCACAGCCCGGCCCGGCGAAGCCAGCCTCCGAGCAAGAACCAAACGATGACGACCAAACGAAAAGCGATCCGCCGCTGGTGCTGACACCCTTCCCGGATGCGGTTCCCAAAGTCGCGACGATTCTGGTCTCCGCCACCGAACAACCTGCTGACCAAGTCGATTACCACCGGCAATTGGCGTTTCAAAAAATCACTGCCAGCAGTCAAGCGGAAGGGCATGCGGCGGGATCGATTCGCGAAGAAAGCAACGAACGATGGTGGCAACCCGCCGAAGGTCACTCCGAACAACATCTGACCCTGACATTCGATCAACCCATTGATCCCAAGGTGACTCCTTTTGTCAGCGTGTTGGTGGTGTTTGGGCAACGCAACTCGACGCCGTACAAGTGGCAAATCCAACCCTTCACTGGCAATGACACCGACAGCCGCTGGGATGTTTCGCTCGCCCAAATGATTCAAACCTCGCCGAGCGAATGGGACGAGCCAACCCGGCAACGTGTGCTGGAAACTTTTCGCGAATCCAGCGATCAGCTCCAACCTTTGCGAATTCGCATCAGCAACCTGGAGGAACGTCGCGAGGTGTTGACCGGCACGTTCTCAACCATGGTGATGAACACCGCCGCGAAACCTCGCGAGACATTTGTGCTCGACCGCGGCCAATATGACTCGCCCACCGATCGGGTTTTCCCAACCACTCCCAAGGTGTTGCCAGAACTTGCTGATTCAGAACTCTCCCAGGAGAAGGCCAACCGATTGGACTTGGCCCGGTGGTTGACTGATCCCCAGCATCCGTTGACATCACGCGTGGCGGTCAATCGCATTTGGTCGCTGTTCTTCGGCACGGGATTGGTAGCAACATCAGCCGACTTTGGATCGCAAGGCGAATACCCCAGCCATCCGGAACTGTTGGATTATCTGGCGACGCATTTCATTGAAAGCGGTTGGAATCAACAACAACTGATCCGCAAAATGGTGAGCAGTGCGACCTATCGTCAACAGTCCTCGGCCACACCAGAACAAATCGAACTCGATCCCAAGAATCGTTTGCTTGCACGCGGGCCTCGGTTCCGTCTACCAGCCGAATTCATTCGCGATCAAGCTCTCGCGGTCAGCGATCTGTTGGTGCCGCGTGTTGGCGGCCCCAGTTTGCAACCGTACCAACCACCGGCCCTTTGGAAAGAAGTCAGCCACTTCGGTAGCACGCCCGCGACCAAACAAGTCTTCGTGCAAGACCACGGTGAGAAGCTGTATCGACGCAGCCTGTACACGTTTGTCAAACGAACCAGCCCGCATCCTGCGATGGCCGCCTTCGATGCCCCCAGCCGTGAACTGTGCACGATGGACCGCGGGGTGACCAACACTCCCATCCAAGCCTTGGTGACATTGAACGATCCCCAGTTCGCCGAAGCCGCCCGAGTGTTGGCCGCACGTTGGTTGAGTGAGCCCGATCTGGATGAGCCGGGACGGAGTGGGTCTTCGATCACGGACGCGGAACGAATCGATCAGGCTTTCACCATGGTCGTCGGTCGAACGCCCACCGAGGAAGAACGCGAAGCCGTGCTGTCGCTGTTGGAAACCGAACGGGAACGCTTCGCTCAATCACCCCAGGATGCTTTGGCGGCTGTCTCGGTAGGCGAATCACCTGGCTCGGAAACACTGGAACCCGCCGAGCACGCGGCCTGGATGCAAGTCGCAACGTTGCTGCTGAACCTAAGCGAAACACTGACTCGACTTTGA
- a CDS encoding sigma-70 family RNA polymerase sigma factor — MLGHLIRLTGSVHAAQDLLQSANVTAMEKRTAFEEGTNFVAWLSQIACNHHRNQARKLATSTSVILVDDQLHEVIERRHRERVEQNRQHNNWQRLRHCLDQLPDHQRELIQRFYLDGQTLNELAETTGRNANAIGQALHRARQRLVRCVQQRGDSTDAELLSDHPLSQQTAETQ, encoded by the coding sequence GTGCTTGGTCATTTGATCAGGCTCACGGGATCGGTCCACGCTGCGCAGGACTTGCTGCAATCAGCGAATGTCACCGCGATGGAAAAACGAACTGCGTTTGAAGAAGGAACGAACTTCGTCGCCTGGCTGAGTCAGATCGCCTGCAACCATCATCGCAATCAGGCCCGCAAACTTGCCACTTCCACTTCCGTGATACTCGTCGACGATCAATTGCACGAAGTCATTGAACGACGTCATCGCGAACGAGTCGAACAAAATCGCCAACACAACAATTGGCAACGACTGCGCCACTGCTTGGATCAACTCCCTGATCACCAACGAGAACTGATCCAGCGTTTTTACTTGGACGGCCAGACATTGAATGAATTGGCTGAAACGACGGGTCGCAACGCCAATGCGATCGGCCAAGCCCTTCATCGAGCTCGCCAACGCTTGGTTCGCTGCGTCCAACAAAGAGGCGATTCCACGGACGCCGAGCTTCTCTCCGATCATCCCCTTTCTCAACAAACGGCGGAAACCCAATGA
- a CDS encoding ArsR/SmtB family transcription factor codes for MTTPSSELNESQCAVYLKALGDPLRLQIVRALQTGPLSVSDLSILVEQEIGTVSHHLRVLFHADLVQTQREGKFIFYSLKDGLLAGRGKAKQSALNLGCCQLDMGPMNPS; via the coding sequence ATGACCACCCCCTCCTCCGAACTGAATGAATCGCAGTGTGCGGTCTATCTGAAGGCACTCGGCGACCCCTTGCGACTGCAAATCGTGCGAGCATTGCAGACCGGTCCACTGAGCGTTTCCGACCTCTCGATCTTGGTCGAACAAGAAATCGGTACCGTCTCGCACCATTTGCGAGTCCTCTTTCACGCCGATTTGGTGCAGACGCAGCGGGAAGGCAAATTCATCTTTTACTCACTGAAAGACGGTCTGCTCGCCGGTCGTGGAAAGGCAAAGCAATCCGCATTGAACCTCGGATGCTGCCAACTCGACATGGGCCCGATGAACCCATCGTGA